TACCAAGAACTGTAATCCGACGACCATCTCGTTTTCCTTGTGTGAGGAGAAGGTCATTTTGCAGGGTAACAAGCGCAGAAACATTGGCACTAGAGGAGATATTCAAATCTTTTGGAACATGATAGTAGAAGCCATCTTTTCCTTCGCGAACCAAATCATAGATTGGTTTTTCAACAGCTGGAAGGTTTTGGAATTCTCCCTTGAATCCCATAAACGGCAAGCTAACTACATCCCCATCATCTGCTGGATCGACAAAACGAACAAATCCTTCAAGGAAATAGCCATTTGGCATTTCTTTGCTTAATTCTTCTGTGAATTTACTTGTGTCGACTTTCACTGTAACTGTTTCAGAACTATGTGCTTTCACGGTTACTTCAGGCCAAGCAGTTTCTGTTAATTTACGTGGACGTAGGGTAAATTTACCATCCTTCACTTCATCTGTGTCAGTATTCACCAACATTTTCAAGGTACGATCGGTATCTGAAATATTGTGGACTGTGACATCAAAGGTAAAGCTATCTCCAACATTACCAAGAGTAACGCTTGGATAGTTGTTTTCACCAGTCACATACAAGTCTGTTGAAACGGCTGCGGCTGTGTCTACAACCCCTGCTCCTTGTTGGCGTGGAGACGTATAGACACCGGTTTCTTTGTTAACATGTGGTTTAGCCGTAGACATAATCAAGGCTTTCACAGTTGCAGAAACTTGTTCAGGAGTCAATTCTGGATGGTTCTTCACAAGGTATTCTTTGACCAAAGCTGCCACACCTGCTACATGAGGTGAGGCCATACTAGTACCACTCATATCCCCGTAGGTATTGTCATTTAAAGAAGAGAAGATATTCCCACCAGGTGCTGTGACATCTGGTTTCAACTGACCATCTGTTGTCACTCCCCAGCTTGAGAAATCAGATAATTGATCTGCCTCTGGAGATGGACGGTTGGCCATAGTATTGTTAAAGACAATTTTGTAGGAACCTGCCTTAAGAGCTTCCCCATAGCGTTTTGAAATAAAGACAGATGGGATCTTTTTCGCATCTCCTTCAATTGCCATGCCAAGGTTAGATCCTTCCACATTATTGTAGACCAAAGCTCCTGCTGCTCCATGATGGAATGCATTCGCAATCTTTTCTGAGAAGGGAATTTCCCCACGTTGGATTAAAGCTAATTTACCGGTAAGGTCCAAATCTTTGAAATCATCTTCTTTTCCAAGACCAACTGACACATATTCGTACTCTTTGCCTTTTTCAAAATCAGCATCTGCAGCAGATTTACTGTAATCAAACTTACCGTTATCCGCTTCCGCATTGCCTTCTAGACCTTTCACCTCAAATACTTCTGTCGTAATAACATTATTATTGATAGAAGCAACAGAGATGGAGTCCTCTACCGTTGATGGGTTTCCGACCAAACCATAATCTGGATTTTCAGCAGAAGGTCTTGAGTAACCATTTCCAAAGCTATTGCTATTTCCTGCAGAAATTAAGACAGATACGCCTTTAGCGCGCGCTCGTTTAATGGCATCTACAATATCTGAATCCGCATTGACCGTAGAACCAGTCGTAGAGCCAAGACTCATGTTGATAGTATCTGCACCAAGAGCTACAGCATCATCAATTGCTTTTACATAAAGAGCAGATCCTGTTGTTTTTTGACGATCTGAAAAGACACGCATAAACATAACTTGCGCTTCTGGTGCTACACCATAGATCTTTTCACCGTTTCCTGCTTCTTTATCAGGATTCCCTGTTGCAATCCCTGTAACGTGCATCCCGTGAGAATCTCTTTCGGCCTCTTTGATATTGTCGGTACCATCAAAGTAGTCATAAGCGTAGACAACCTTGTCGTTGTACCATTTACCATAATCAATTCCTGCCGCTTTCTTAGCAGCTTCGATTTCTCCTTGGTTTTTAAACTTAGCTTTTGAAGGATCGGTAATCCGAAGAACCTCGTGGTTCACATCCAAGCCAGAGTCGATAACGGCGACAACCATCCCTTCCCCTTTATAACCTTGCTTCCAGGTTTGGGGAACAGTAATAATTTCGTCACTTTCGATGCTTTGAGGTTTTTCAGCTGCCTCATGGCGATTCGTTGTTTCTGAACTTGTCGCAGTAGCCACTGCTGTTGCTTTTTCTACAGGTTTTTCCGCTACTTCCGGTTTTGTTTCTGGAACAGTAGCTGCCTCTTTCGGAGCTTCTGTTTTTTCAACAAGAGCTGCTTCTGTTGCATTCGTTGTCTTTGCAGCAACTGTTGCTTCTTTTGCAACTTCTACTTTCTCACTAGCAACTGCTGTACTTGCTTCTGTTGCTTGTGAATGCTCTTCTTCAGCAGGTGCCTGTTGAGTAGTGGCTACAAGCTGTGTTCCAGCACTCGTTTGGCTGGCCGCTTGTTCTTCAGCACTCGCTTGTGCAGATCCAAATACCAAAACAGCCCCTAATAAAACTGAGGCTACACCAAATTTGTATTTTCTTAATGAAAAACGTTCTTGTCTATTCATAGAAACTCCCCTTTTATTTTAATAGTAACTATTATAACGCAAAATTATCTGAAAATTCATTCAAAAAACAAATTGTAACACAAATGTAACATTCACGAATGTTACTAACTATTAATTTATTTTCGTTCGGAAAAATGTAAATTAGTATGGGAAGGTATTATAGAACATCTGTTTTTGTTGGAGTTTTAAAATTATTTAATCATTGAAAGGATTTTAAAAACCGAGAACGAAACTGTCCTCGGTTTTCATTAATGAATAGATATTCTTTCTTAAAAATCCTTGGTGTCTGGATCTGGTGCACCTGCTTCAACCGGAAGATGGCGAAGGAGTTCCATATCATCTGCCGTCAATTCAAAATCAAAGCAATTTAAATTACTCGCAATCCGCTCAGGTGTAACCGATTTTGGCAGTGGAAGGAAACCTTCTTGCAAACTCCAAGCCAAGGCTAGTTGAGCGACCGTCTTTCCATATTTAGTAGCCATTTCTTTTACTTGTTCATTTTGGAACAATTCTCCTTGGCCAAAAGGTCCCCAAGCCTCTAGTAAAATGCCATGCTTACGACTCGCTGCAATGGCTTCGCTTTGGTAAACCCCAGGTGCTAGACGAATTTGGTTCACAGACGGAATGACCCGAGCTGTTTCAAGGAGGGCTTCCAAATGATGAGGCAGAAAATTGCTAATACCAATAGCTCGAACCTTGCCAGCAGCTAGCATATCTTCCATTGCCCGCCAAACCTCAGCATTTCGTTGTTTCCAAGCATCATTTTCTCGAAGAGGTTTTGGATTTGGCCAATGAATCAAATAAAGATCTACATAGTCCAAGCCTAGTTTCTCAAGAGACTCTTCCAAAGCAGCTTGAGCGTCTTCATAGGTGTGATGAGTATTCCAAAGTTTGGTGGTAATAAACAGGTCTTCGCGCGCAAGACCACTGTCTTTAATGGCCCGACCCACACTCTCTTCATTCTGATAAATCGCAGCTGTATCGATATGGCGGTAACCTGCTTTTAAAGCAGCTAAGACAGCTTGATAGGCTTCTTCTCCATCCGCTGCTTTCCACGTCCCAAATCCCAATACAGGAATCTCCACCCCATTATTTAAACGATAATGATTCATTTTTTCTTTCCTTTCTTCGATTTCGGTTTCTTAGGCCCTCGAAGCTTGAGCTCTGGCTTAAAAATATTTTTCTTGGTTGGCTCTATCTTCTTGCTATAAAAACTATAGAGTAAAAATGACCCACCAACGATCACAATAAAGATATTTTTTCTTACAATCCCATAGAGCAAGAAAAAAATTCCCATCAATAAAAAACGTATATCAATTGCCTTCATAAGCTACCTCACATTTCAATTCCCATTATAGCATGAAAAGACAGCATTCACAAAATTGCACTACCATTGGTAAACAAAAACCTCTCTAGGTATGACCTAGAGAGGAAGTATTCTATCTTTAATTCTTGAATCTAATTGGTAGCTTGGTAACGTTTGACCCCATCGAGATAGGTCGCAACCAGATCCAAATTTTGATCAAGAACGATGAAGTCCGCATCATACCCTTCGCGAATTTGACCACAAACATCATCAATATGGACTGATTTTGCCGGATTGAGGCTGGCCATCATCACTGCTTCGTGAGGGTTAGCAATCCCCCACTCTACAACATTTTTTAATCCATCTTTCAATTTCAAGATTGAGCCAGCTAGATTACCAGTTGATTTCAAGCGAGCAGTCCCTTCAGCAACCACGACTGGGAATTCCCCAAGCATATAATCCCCGTCTTCTAAGCCCCCAGCTGTCATACAGTCCGTAATCAAGGCAACATTTTCTTTTCCTTTTTGTTTCATCAGGATATCACACGCTAGCGGATCAACGTGATGGCCATCACAGATCAACTCTGCTGTAGTATGAGGCAACTCATACATAGCACCAACCATACCGAGTTCACGGTGCGTCAAACCACGCATACCATTGTAGGCATGCACCCAGACACTCGCACCTGCATCTACCGCTTTTTTAGCTTCTTCAAAAGTAGCATTGGAGTGTCCCAAAGCAACAGTCACCCCTTCTCCTGTAATGGTCCGAACAAAGTCTTCTACACCTTCACGCTCAGGAGCAAGGGCAATCTTATTCAACAGACCATTGGCAGCTTTTTGCCAAGCCCGGAATTCTTCCATACTTGGATCCTTCATATAAGATGGGTTTTGAGCTCCCTTGTATTTTTCTGTAAAATAAGGTCCTTCAAAATAAATCCCGCGAATCTTAGCTCCTGTTGCTTCTTTGTATCGTGCACCGATATTTTCCGTTACTGCCAAAAGTTGTTCGTAAGAGGAAGTAAGGGTCGTAGGCAAAAAGCTCGTAACCCCTGTACTCAAGAGCCCTTCACTCATGGTATGGAGAGTGCCTTCGATATTATTATCCATCACATCTACCCCACCAAATCCGTGAATATGGGTATCTACGAGGCCAGGCGCAATGCTGTAACCAGAATAATCCAGCACATCCGCACCTTCTGGTAAGCTTTCCACATGTTTTCCAAACTTGCCATCAACAAGCTCCAAATAGCCTCCGCGGCGAACCCCATGTGGATAATAAAATTGATCTGCTTTAATATATGTAGACATAGTCTTGTCCTTTCCATTGTAGGAACTGTGTTCCATTTATATTCATACATATTATAACGCTTTCACTT
The Streptococcus parasanguinis genome window above contains:
- a CDS encoding S8 family serine peptidase; this encodes MNRQERFSLRKYKFGVASVLLGAVLVFGSAQASAEEQAASQTSAGTQLVATTQQAPAEEEHSQATEASTAVASEKVEVAKEATVAAKTTNATEAALVEKTEAPKEAATVPETKPEVAEKPVEKATAVATATSSETTNRHEAAEKPQSIESDEIITVPQTWKQGYKGEGMVVAVIDSGLDVNHEVLRITDPSKAKFKNQGEIEAAKKAAGIDYGKWYNDKVVYAYDYFDGTDNIKEAERDSHGMHVTGIATGNPDKEAGNGEKIYGVAPEAQVMFMRVFSDRQKTTGSALYVKAIDDAVALGADTINMSLGSTTGSTVNADSDIVDAIKRARAKGVSVLISAGNSNSFGNGYSRPSAENPDYGLVGNPSTVEDSISVASINNNVITTEVFEVKGLEGNAEADNGKFDYSKSAADADFEKGKEYEYVSVGLGKEDDFKDLDLTGKLALIQRGEIPFSEKIANAFHHGAAGALVYNNVEGSNLGMAIEGDAKKIPSVFISKRYGEALKAGSYKIVFNNTMANRPSPEADQLSDFSSWGVTTDGQLKPDVTAPGGNIFSSLNDNTYGDMSGTSMASPHVAGVAALVKEYLVKNHPELTPEQVSATVKALIMSTAKPHVNKETGVYTSPRQQGAGVVDTAAAVSTDLYVTGENNYPSVTLGNVGDSFTFDVTVHNISDTDRTLKMLVNTDTDEVKDGKFTLRPRKLTETAWPEVTVKAHSSETVTVKVDTSKFTEELSKEMPNGYFLEGFVRFVDPADDGDVVSLPFMGFKGEFQNLPAVEKPIYDLVREGKDGFYYHVPKDLNISSSANVSALVTLQNDLLLTQGKRDGRRITVLGIEENAEGTHSLQLDENGNVRIAISPNEDGNKDLVEYKTVALRNIENLRATVYAASDTEHKNPLWEGTPSDHRKNFFNGDQKNPRSYTLANTTWNGIDANGNAVADGLYDYVIRYTPMVPGAEEQSTTFKVQVDTQKPVITSGYIRFKDGAQQFVARKAKDVGDGGILSEKLVYVTPFDDKGTMVQTSDDKNGTRALENYHVIKANADGSFDLPENIDKKNIYYYVEDFAGNVDYVSLADLVRDQNSGRIQIAVRDAKTNKDLDTMYVYRIKDSNGQYVSVDKTKDINFLNFGHYTAEIFTYDRTEVKFVSSLTQEFDLTEDNSFQTIAFLANTLEYAPVSISFDQPVSKATTIVLKGADGENFVLPAEKYGKNGFGKSVATGQYTLVATLPTGYELAEEAPVISVVAGRNNNYRIGVISKVNLLAALNNQADVTKTAQYFNASADKKEAYDQALQAAQAALTNKVSQEQVNQALASLEAASQALDGKISNVAALKEAMQAYDATTKTGRYANAKEKVRRDYDRAFQTVALLAVDPTVKQEQINQALAELSRAEGKLNGKATDFSSLEKYIKEELKFQEKNAKFIYAGNEEKEAYLAAFKDAQTILSNPGASQQDVKDALTALKNAKKKLHGKKPKAARRP
- a CDS encoding aldo/keto reductase; this translates as MNHYRLNNGVEIPVLGFGTWKAADGEEAYQAVLAALKAGYRHIDTAAIYQNEESVGRAIKDSGLAREDLFITTKLWNTHHTYEDAQAALEESLEKLGLDYVDLYLIHWPNPKPLRENDAWKQRNAEVWRAMEDMLAAGKVRAIGISNFLPHHLEALLETARVIPSVNQIRLAPGVYQSEAIAASRKHGILLEAWGPFGQGELFQNEQVKEMATKYGKTVAQLALAWSLQEGFLPLPKSVTPERIASNLNCFDFELTADDMELLRHLPVEAGAPDPDTKDF
- the nagA gene encoding N-acetylglucosamine-6-phosphate deacetylase encodes the protein MSTYIKADQFYYPHGVRRGGYLELVDGKFGKHVESLPEGADVLDYSGYSIAPGLVDTHIHGFGGVDVMDNNIEGTLHTMSEGLLSTGVTSFLPTTLTSSYEQLLAVTENIGARYKEATGAKIRGIYFEGPYFTEKYKGAQNPSYMKDPSMEEFRAWQKAANGLLNKIALAPEREGVEDFVRTITGEGVTVALGHSNATFEEAKKAVDAGASVWVHAYNGMRGLTHRELGMVGAMYELPHTTAELICDGHHVDPLACDILMKQKGKENVALITDCMTAGGLEDGDYMLGEFPVVVAEGTARLKSTGNLAGSILKLKDGLKNVVEWGIANPHEAVMMASLNPAKSVHIDDVCGQIREGYDADFIVLDQNLDLVATYLDGVKRYQATN